A single genomic interval of Procambarus clarkii isolate CNS0578487 chromosome 17, FALCON_Pclarkii_2.0, whole genome shotgun sequence harbors:
- the LOC138365653 gene encoding mucin-22-like, whose amino-acid sequence MERSSSTSKTMVGSSSTSKTMVGSRSTSKTMVGSSSTSKTMVGSRSTSKTMVGSSSTSKIMVGSRSTSMTMVGSSSTSKTMVGSSSTSMTMVGSSSTSMTMVGSSSTSKTMVGSSSTSKTMVGSRSTSKTMVGSSSTSKIMVGSRSTSKTMVGSRSTSMTMVGSSSTSKTMVGSSSTSMTMVGSSSTSKTMVGSSSTSKTMVGSSSTSKTMVGSSSTSKTMVGSSSTSKTMVGSRSTSKTMVGSRSTSKTMVLSSINLQDQGISTNSAPKTKVK is encoded by the coding sequence atggAACGTAGCAGTAGTACCTCCAAGACCATGGTAGGGAGCAGTAGTACCTCCAAGACCATGGTAGGGAGCAGAAGTACCTCCAAGACCATGGTAGGGAGCAGTAGTACCTCCAAGACCATGGTAGGGAGCAGAAGTACCTCCAAGACCATGGTAGGGAGCAGTAGTACCTCCAAGATCATGGTAGGGAGCAGAAGTACCTCCATGACCATGGTAGGGAGCAGTAGTACCTCCAAGACCATGGTAGGGAGCAGTAGTACCTCCATGACCATGGTAGGGAGCAGTAGTACCTCCATGACCATGGTAGGGAGCAGTAGTACCTCCAAGACCATGGTAGGGAGCAGTAGTACCTCCAAGACCATGGTAGGGAGCAGAAGTACCTCCAAGACCATGGTAGGGAGCAGTAGTACCTCCAAGATCATGGTAGGGAGCAGAAGTACCTCCAAGACAATGGTAGGGAGCAGAAGTACCTCCATGACCATGGTAGGGAGCAGTAGTACCTCCAAGACCATGGTAGGGAGCAGTAGTACCTCCATGACCATGGTAGGGAGCAGTAGTACCTCCAAGACCATGGTAGGGAGCAGTAGTACCTCCAAGACTATGGTAGGGAGCAGTAGTACCTCCAAGACCATGGTAGGGAGCAGTAGTACCTCCAAGACTATGGTAGGGAGCAGTAGTACCTCCAAGACCATGGTAGGGAGCAGAAGTACCTCCAAGACCATGGTAGGGAGCAGAAGTACCTCCAAGACCATGGTACTGAGCAGTATTaacctccaagaccaaggtataAGTACCAATAGCGCCCCTAAGACCAAAGTCAAGTAG